In Helianthus annuus cultivar XRQ/B chromosome 3, HanXRQr2.0-SUNRISE, whole genome shotgun sequence, a single window of DNA contains:
- the LOC110932424 gene encoding uncharacterized protein LOC110932424, with amino-acid sequence MDPKTHPAITISNIKTFIPITLEMETSQYSSWAELFKIHCRAFQVLDHLSPRITDPPAATSTEPSKEKDSAKTDKTDDVWDRLDAIVLQWIYGTISSDILSTIIRPDSTACYAWTALKRIFHDNQATRSVLLQQKFSNLKLSSF; translated from the coding sequence ATGGACCCAAAAACCCACCCCGCTATTACCATCTCAAACATCAAAACTTTCATTCCAATCACACTCGAGATGGAAACCAGTCAATATTCCTCATGGGCTGAACTCTTTAAGATACATTGCCGTGCGTTCCAAGTTCTCGACCACCTCTCTCCCCGCATAACCGATCCTCCCGCTGCTACTTCTACCGAACCTTCTAAAGAAAAAGATTCTGCCAAAACCGATAAAACCGATGATGTTTGGGATCGTCTGGATGCCATAGTCCTACAATGGATCTATGGCACCATCTCTAGTGACATACTAAGTACCATAATCCGTCCCGATTCCACCGCATGTTATGCGTGGACCGCTTTGAAACGGATTTTCCATGACAACCAAGCCACACGCTCCGTGTTGTTACAACAGAAATTTTCAAACCTTAAGCTTTCCTCTTTCTAA